The following proteins are encoded in a genomic region of Ostrinia nubilalis chromosome 1, ilOstNubi1.1, whole genome shotgun sequence:
- the LOC135075667 gene encoding general odorant-binding protein 83a-like — MIWTILAIIFAFAILGNTKETLELSDEIKEIIQHVHNECVGKTGVAEEDIQNCEKGIFKEDKKLKCYMFCLMEEANLVEDDGSVDYDMVVSIIPEQYTERAKNMIFSCKHLDSPDKDKCQRAFDVHKCSYDKDPDFYFLF, encoded by the exons ATGATCTGGACCATATTGGCAATAATATTTGCATTTGCTATACTTGGAAACACTAAAGAAACGCTG GAACTCAGTGACGAAATCAAAGAAATAATACAACATGTTCATAACGAGTGCGTCGGTAAGACCGGGGTCGCCGAGG AGGATATACAGAATTGCGAAAAAGGCATATTTAAGGAAGACAAGAAATTGAAGTGCTATATGTTTTGCCTGATGGAGGAAGCGAACCTC GTGGAGGACGATGGTTCGGTTGATTATGACATGGTCGTCAGTATAATCCCAGAGCAGTACACGGAGAGGGCCAAGAACATGATATTTTCGTGCAAACATCTCG aTTCCCCTGACAAGGATAAGTGTCAAAGAGCCTTTGATGTTCACAAATGCTCGTACGATAAGGATCCAGAT ttCTACTTCTTATTCTAA